GACCTGGCCGCAGATGATGACCGCAATCATCTTCCCTTCGACCATGACCGGCGATGCGCAGTCGACCAGTCCCGAGTTGAGACAGGAGTAGATGGCGGGGCCGTCCTTGCGCATCGCTTCGCGGGCGCCGAAGCGGGCGCTGGCCAGGCATTTGTGCATGCCTTCGTGAGTGGCTCGGCAAAAATTGAGGCAGAAATCGGAAAAGTTGTAGGGACCGGCCAGGATGTTGCCTTTGGTGTCGTAGATACATCCACCCATGCGCGTTGCCTTGGTGTAGGCCACCATGATTTTGTCGAGGGTGCTTTTGTCTATCAGATCCAGAAGGTCGGCCATGTCGTCCTGGTGGGCCCGCGCAGTGGGGCGCTTGGTGGTTTAAGTCCTGCTCGATTCGACAGCTGGAAAGTGTCGATCCCTGGTGCAGCGTTTGGCTGGGATCGAATGTGTTTGTGTTGCGGAGCCATTGTCCCACAAACTTCATTTTCGATCAAAGTACAAAGTCGCGATATTGTATGTTCTTCGGTCGGGCGCCTGTGGGGCAGGGGGTAGATTGCAAAATTAACCCTATTTAGGGATAAAAACCCCCCAGGCTAGCGATAGAAACCTGTAGGCTGATGGTTTAGGCTACTTGCAAATAGAAAACAAGGCGGCGAGTTTGAGGTGCGATGGGTTTTGTCGGTCGCTGCTGCTGCAAAAACAAGGACATCGAGAGTGGCGAAACGGTAACTGTTCGCCATCGACATCATACCAATTCGATCGGGCATGTAATTTATTCCTCCCCAAGAATTGTTATCGGCGTGGTTTCGCGCCCCCTTTTTCAACACCGCGTGAAAAGCAGTTTAAGTCATGCGAATAATACATAGAGTCTCAATAATGTTTCCCTGGCGGTCTGATGTGCAGTGACGGAGTTCTTCCTCCCTTGTGAGCTTTCCCAATCTGCGAAAGAATGAAGAGTCTTCAGCCTCTTGCGACTTCTTTGCTTCCCTCCTCCAAACACAATCACAGCAGTTTCTGCTAATCAGGCCGCAATTTTTATTCAAAAACGCCCCGAAGAGCCAACCTCTTCGGGGCGTTTTTATGTCGGGGTGTCGGTGTGCATGCGCGATAACAGGGACTGTCGTCCCGGCGGAAAAACATCGGACGGTTGCCGGATGGCTCAATGGCGTTTGCACCATGTGCCGATGCTGGCATAACTCAAACCCGCCAATCCGGTTATCGCCAGGGCCACCCACATGCCGTTGCCGATTTCGTGTGGGGTGGATGAAAGCACGAGCATCGAAAGCCCCAGGGAAACGGCGGATATCAGTTGCATGGATTTGAATTTTGTATGGGCGGTTTCTCTGGCTTGTGCCTTGCTCGCCGCCGCGACAGCCGCAGCGACTGTGGATTCGTCGATGGGGCAGGCGCAGTGTGGACAGGTCCGCGCGCGGGCGGAAACTTTGTTCTTGCATTCAAGGCAGTAAATCTGCGTCATAGATCACCTCGGGTTGCTGAACTTGCCGATACATTTTCCCCGTTGCCGAGAGGGATGCGCATGTCAGAACAGGGAAAGCCGTTTGCACGGGTTGCCGTCTGATGCCGGGAAAGACCACAAGCCTCCTTGGAGGGGGAGGGTGCGGTCCGGCATCGGTCTTATGCACCATGTAACTATATTAGCAATATACATGTTCTCTGTCGGGCGGTCTATGCCGAAAAAATGTCGGGGCGGATGCTTCTGGCTGCATATGTGCGGCGGGGTGCCTCGAAATCGGTTTGAGGGGGGGCGGCAGATGAATTGACATAATATCGATGACGCAGGATAATGAATCGTTTTTGATCGATGGAGGAGCGATTATACGAGTCGGGCTTTTGTTATGGCCCATGTTTTGTGGAGGGAGAGATGCATCTGGTTTATATCGCAATTTTTGGCGCGTTGGGCTGTCTGTCACGCTTCATGGTGTCCGGTTGGGTTTATGCCCTGATCGGCAGAGCGCTGCCCTACGGGACGCTGGCCGTCAATGTCATCGGTTCCTTGCTGCTTGGCTTGTTGATGGAAGGCGGTTTGCGCAGTGCGGCATTGCCGGCGGACATACGCATGGGGATCACCACCGGCTTTATGGGCGGATTTACGACCTTCTCGACCTTTTCCTATGAAACGGTGCGATTGCTCGAAGATGGCAGCATGGTAGCCGCGGGCGCCAATATTCTGTTGAACGTTACGGTTTCCGTCGTTTTCGCCGGGCTTGGGATTTTTTTGGCCCGTCAATTATAATTAAGGGACGAATTGAAGGGACGAATTGGCATTTGAGTATGGGAAACAGTCGGTTCCGGCATCGGAGTCGTTTTTCCCAAAGGGAACACAGATGAGGGGGGGCGTTGCATGAAGCTTGAAGGCGAACAGACGTTAATGCGTATCTTTATCGGCGAGAGTGACCGCTGGAAGTCTAAGCCTTTGCATGAGGCTCTTGTCGAAATGTTTCGTCAGGAGGGATTTGCCGGTGCTACGGTGGTCAAGGGGATTATGGGGTTCGGTTGCCACAGTGTAACCCATACCGATAAACTGTTGCGTTTTTCGGCCGATCTGCCTGTGATTGTCGAGGTTGTCGACAGCCCGGATAAGATCGAGGCCATTATGCCGCGCATTGACGACATGATGGAGGGCGGCATGATCACTCTGGAAAAGGCCCACGTGATCCGTTACCGTAAGACCAAGGAATAAAATAGCCCATTTATCATAGCTCCCGTTTTGGAAGCACATGGTGGGGGCTTTATATTTCGGTTATGCGCAGCGTCGGATCGTGTGTCTGATACGTTGCTTTACTGAAAAAGGGGGCGAAAGTTTCGTAGTCCCCTGTCTCCTGCCAAATATTCAGCAGGTCAAAGAAACCGAGGAGCAACAATCATGGATAAAAAATTCAAGGCTACGGAAATCCAGACAGGTTTTCATCCTGAGGGCTACCGTATAGATAAAACCGCCAAGCCGATGGATATTTATACCAAGTGGCAAATTACGCCGGAAGGCAAATGGATCAATCCGAAGCCGACATGCTTTCATTCGTTGCCGCAGGAAGGTTGGCATAAAGGGGAGATGTGACGGCGTTGAGAATACAACGGAAAAGGGGTTGCGGAAATGTTCCGTAACCCCTTGATGTTTAGGGGGATTAACTTGTCCGGAAATGGCGCGATGCTATCCCGTCTCTCCGGGGTAAAGGCTTTGCTCAGGGGGGATGGCCCCGCAGCTCCCTGATGGATAATGTCTGGTAGAAGTATTAAATAGAGGAGTTAACCAAGGTATTCAGTGAAGCACTGGGATTATGCCTCCACCGATGCCAAACGTTGAGGTTTCATATGATGAGCTACGAAATGATAAGCATTGTAATCATGATGGTCATATTTATGATAGGTGGCTTGAGGCTCAAATCGGCGAAAAAGCAACTGGATGATAAACAGAGTGCAATCGCTTCGCAGGTGATTTTGAAATCAAAAAAAGGGATCACGCAAGCCAGTTTGGTGTTAATGATTCTTTTTATGGTCTGGTTGTTTGTGGTAGATGAATTGAATTATGGTGTTGCTTCTTTGTTTTTCTTTTTAGCATTTGTTTTGCAGGTTGTTTATTGGTTTAAACTGAGAAAAAATTTATCAATGAGCGATCTGCCAGCTGAATATAAATCTATAACCTTGCAAAGTAATGTGTTGTTTATAGCCGGCCTCTTTATCGTTGCGTTGGCTTTTATGGTAAAAAATTTTTGAAACCGAGCCTGCCGCTTCAGTGGATATCCTGGGAGGGGCGGACTTTTTGAAATGACATTAGGCCAATATTGGAATGTTTGAGGAAAAGGTTTTTTGTCGGTAGTTGTTAGTCGTTTTTTAATGCTGGCAGGGACCTGCCGGGGAAGAATCGAGTTTGCGTTAAGCGACTAGGGTCGCCCTGCCGGAGAAAATCCGGAGGGCGGCCTTTTCTTTTTAGGGCGGGGTGAATATGGACGTTTCAGCCGTGTCCCCTTTGCTTTGCTAAGGAGTAAGGTGTTCCCCGAACTTCGGTCTTGTTTATTTTGCTCCTGCTTCAATGACTATGACACTTCGCTTCCGACGAGGATAACAGGCGCGCCGCCCGAGGAGATACGAACTGCGTCGGCAGCGACCTCTTGCATTTCCGGGGTGCTCATTGCTTGTTGCAACGCTTCGGCTGACGGAAAAGGCATTGTAAAGAGCTGATAGAAGGGAGCGGGACCCGCCGGCGTTGGGAAAAACCGCATTACAGTATAGGGGCGTGCATCCTCTGGGATGTTCGCCTTTTGATGCAGAAGCCTGATGTGGTCACGGTAGTCGCTATCGAATTGCGCGATATCCTTCGGAATCGGGTAAAGGACCATCAGTTTGACATCGGCCATGACTTACCTCCTCAGGGTGGTTGTTTGAGTTTGTTTGGCGTGACTCGCATCCCTTTTTAAGACATACCTCGTTTCATGGCCTTTTCTACATGTTTTAATATTAAAATCATGGCCCTGTCTTTCGGGAAAGGTCATACCTTGTGCAAGGTCAACTATCCTGAGGAAGTTGGAACTTTCCTGAACTTTTCACAACCCTCTGGGATTTGGGGAACGCCCGCCGAGTTTGCCTGGCGGGTTTTTGGTCTCTGGTGCAACACATCGTAATGCAGCTCCTCAAATCATATCGGTTTGTCGTCCTCGGTGGGCGCGATGCATTTCTCCCCTTCATTCCATGCCTTGTTGATGTATTTGGAAACAGGGTGCATGGAGAGAATCCCCGGTGCAGCTGGCTGCATGAGGTTGCGGAGTTTTGTGATGTTATGTTCCTCAGGATTCAGCCAAAGATCGAAATCCTCCGGCTCCAGGATGACCGGCATTCTGTCGTGGAGGCTGGACACCGGTTCGGATGCTTCGGTGGTTAGGATGGTGCACGACTCGATGATCTCTTTACCTTCCTTGTCTTCCCAATGTTCCCATAGGCCGGCGAAGGTCATCGGTTCTTCATCTGTCCGGTAAATGAAGTAGGGCTGTTTCGTGCCGTGCTTCTTATCCCATTCATAAAATCCGCTGGCGGGGATGAGGCAGCGACGGCCGCGGAATGCGGCGCGGAAGGCTGGACTTTTGTGGGCTGTTTCGGATCGGGCATTGAGGGTGCGATAGCTGATTTTTCGGTCATTCGCCCAGAAGGGGATGAGGCCCCAGTGCAAGGAGATAAGTCGGCGCCGTCCTTCCTCCAGGCGTACCGCCGCGACATCCTGAGATGGCGCGATGTTGTAGCTTGGCTCCAGGTCGAAGCCTTCGTTCAGGAGGAGATAATCCCGTATGTCATTATAAGACCATGTCTGTGAAAATCGTCCGCACATGGGGTTAGTTTAGCACTGTTGCTTTTGGTTTACGAGAAT
This DNA window, taken from Syntrophotalea carbinolica DSM 2380, encodes the following:
- a CDS encoding EthD family reductase; the protein is MADVKLMVLYPIPKDIAQFDSDYRDHIRLLHQKANIPEDARPYTVMRFFPTPAGPAPFYQLFTMPFPSAEALQQAMSTPEMQEVAADAVRISSGGAPVILVGSEVS
- the crcB gene encoding fluoride efflux transporter CrcB, which codes for MHLVYIAIFGALGCLSRFMVSGWVYALIGRALPYGTLAVNVIGSLLLGLLMEGGLRSAALPADIRMGITTGFMGGFTTFSTFSYETVRLLEDGSMVAAGANILLNVTVSVVFAGLGIFLARQL
- a CDS encoding SOS response-associated peptidase, translated to MCGRFSQTWSYNDIRDYLLLNEGFDLEPSYNIAPSQDVAAVRLEEGRRRLISLHWGLIPFWANDRKISYRTLNARSETAHKSPAFRAAFRGRRCLIPASGFYEWDKKHGTKQPYFIYRTDEEPMTFAGLWEHWEDKEGKEIIESCTILTTEASEPVSSLHDRMPVILEPEDFDLWLNPEEHNITKLRNLMQPAAPGILSMHPVSKYINKAWNEGEKCIAPTEDDKPI
- a CDS encoding DUF190 domain-containing protein → MKLEGEQTLMRIFIGESDRWKSKPLHEALVEMFRQEGFAGATVVKGIMGFGCHSVTHTDKLLRFSADLPVIVEVVDSPDKIEAIMPRIDDMMEGGMITLEKAHVIRYRKTKE